The Desulfovibrio psychrotolerans genome includes the window ACCAGAAACAGGGTCATGACGCTGAACGGGGCCCATTCCATAGCAACGGCGACACCGATGAGGGCAAGGAACATCCACGTTTCACCACGCCGGAACAGGGCGGGAAGGGTATTTTTGCCGGGTGGTTCACCACAGAAACTTCCGCCCCTGCCGAACAGCAGGAACAGGAGCGCGCCGGTAAGGGAAAGGGCGGCCATGGCTTGCAGCGCACCACGCCAGTCAGTGAACAGAAAAGCCACTTCTGCCATTGAGGGGGCAAGGATGAAGGCGAGGTTGGGGGCAAGTTCGTGCACGGCGATGCTTTTTCCCCAGTGTTTCCGGTCGGCAACGGCACCCAGGGCCGCCATGCCTGAAGGGAAGTAGAGTCCGCCTGCGATGCCGCACAGCGTGAAGCCTATCTGCAGATGGGTGGCCGTTGCAGCTTGCGAGAGCATGAGGAGGGCAAGTCCGTAACAACCCACGGAAAGGGGGATGACGCGTCTGTGGTGCATGCGGCTTGAAACGAAGCCGCTGCAGAAAATACTGAGAGCGTTCCCCACCGCAGAAAACAGCAGCAGTCCGCCCGTGGCCGCGTGGGACAGGGAGAATTCATCCTGCAACGGCACCAGCAGCGGGGAGAGCAGCATGCGCGCTATCTGGTTCAGAAAGAACATGGATGTGATGAACAGAACCCATGGCAGGGCTTTGCGGAAAGGGGCTTCTGAGCCGGAGGGAGAGGGTGTGGTGGTGCTGCTGGGCATGGGATGCTGCCGGGTTGAGGCTTTTTTTCAGTATTGGCAGTCTGTTGAGCACGGAATTTGCTGTGTCTTGCGCAAACGCATATCCGGCAGAAATTGCCTCTTCATGGATATATGGGCCTGAGCACTGCGAGTGCACAATATCCACACGGGTTTGAAATGCAAGGGGAAAAGCGCGGGGTTTGGCTGGTCTTGTCTGTTCGGTCAATACCCGCTCGCCTTGCAGCCGGATTGCAAGCCGAAAGGAGCGTGCCATGCGTAAGGCAATAACGTTTGTAGGCAAGGCGTTGCTGCTGATCGGGTTCCTTGTGGTCTGCCTGAGTGCCGGCAGCAGCTACTCCGAACGGATTTCGGAAGTTGCCAAGGGACAGGGGCAGCACTCCATGCGGCGGGCGGTTTCGCCCGTGATGTCCATGGAAGGGGCTGTTCGGAATTGATCCGGCGGCATTGAAAAGGGGGGGGCATATAGCCCCCTTTTCCTGTCATACCTGTGCAGAGCCGCTGAGCGGGCTGCGTGGTGTCTATTTTAGTCCGATGCGTTCCTTGAGGTAGCCGAAGTCTATGGACGAACTGACCAGCTGTGCGCCCTGACGAATCTTTATGACATCGCGCAGCTTGTGGCGGGAGAGGATTATCTCCATCTTTTTGGCCACGGTGTAGGTATCGTCCCGCACCACCACGATGGGAATGTTCAGCACTTCTGAGCGGGTGAGGATGATGTCGTTTGGGTAGAGGTTGCCCGTGAGCACCAGACAGGGGCAGTTGCCTTCCAGTGCCACGAGCTGCACATCTGACCGGTCGCCGCCCACAATGATCGCGGAATTTTTGTTTTTGCGGAAGTGGGTCATGAAGTTTTCCACCTGCATGGTGCCGATGAGGAAATTCTCCACAACCTTGTCGGACTTATTCTGTGCGGAGATGACCTTGCCGCCCAGCCGTTCCGCGAGGTCGCCCACCTTTATGGCACCCATGAGGGGGTCTTTGGGGATGACGCCCAGCACCTTTACCCCGTTCTTCTCAAGGAAGGGACGGATGAGGCCATCCACCTCGTTCATGAAGTTGGGGGGGATGTCGTTCAGCACCACGCCTGCCATGTTGTCGCCCAGCGTATCCTTGAGCACCACCAGATAGTCGTAGTTCAACTCTTTGTGCAGGCGGTCTATGACGACGGCCTGCAGGTTCAGTTCCCGGACCACCCGGATGCCGTCCACGTTGCAGTAGCGGCCTGAGTACATGGAACCGGAGCCTGCGACCACCATGACATCCTTATCTTTTTTTAAGGTGTCATACGCATTGGTGATGGCAGGCATGAGGTCATCGCACTGGCCGCTGAAGGCGCGGACCTTGAAATCTTGCGTGACCACTACCGGCGTGACAAGATTGGCGGGGGCGTCCTGCCCCAGAATATCCTGCACGAAAAAGGCGTCTTCGTCACCGAGGATGCCGTCCCGTTCTTCGGGCATGGCCCCAACGGGTTTCATGTAGCCCACGTTCAGCCCTTCTTTCTGAAGGCGCAGCCCGATGCCCATGACAACCATGTTCTTGCCGGAATACCCGGCCGTCGAACCAATGTAGATACCGGCAGCCATAGTGTCCTCCTGTAATGTTGCCCGTCCGGGCGGTTGACGTACCGTATTCGTTACCGCGTGTCCCGTGCGGCACCCGCCGAAACCGCCGCAGCACGCTGCGGCTAGTCGGGGGAGAGAATGACGCGCACATCCGCCACCCAAGCGCCCTTGCTGCTGGCAAGGACGGGATTGAATTCTGCCTCATAAATCTCTGGAAAATCAAGCGATAATTGTGACATTATTAAAAGAATGTCTTCAAGGGCGGTAAAGTTGACCGCATCTTCTCCCCGTACCCCGCGCAGGAGGGGGAACGAGCGGATTTCTCGTATCATGGCCTGTGCATCTCCCAGCGAGAGGGGCGCAAGTCTGCAGGAAATGTCTTTGAGTACTTCCACGTAGATGCCGCCCAGCCCGAAGATGATCATGGGGCCGAACTGCGGGTCGCGCTTGAAGCCGATGATTACCTCCTTGCCGCCCGGTACCATTCCCTGCACCAGACAGCCCATGATGTAGGCTTCCTTGCGCAGGCGCTGCGCGCGTGAGGTGATATCCAGAAAGGCGGCCTGAACCTCTTCCGGCGACTTGAGATTGACTTTGACGCCGCCCACGTCGCTTTTGTGCGAGATTTGGGGCGAGGCAATCTTCAGCACCACGGGAAAGCCTATCTGCCGTGCAGCGGCGATGGCCTCGTCACTTGTGCGGCAGAGGCGGGTTTCCGGAATGGGCAGTTCATACGCCTTGAGCAGTCCATGGGCCTGAAATTCCACGATTTCCTGCAGCCCCTGCTCTCTGGCCTGCTGAAGGATAGCTTTGGCCCTGCCGATATCCCGGCGGTAGCAAACTTCTACTGGCAGGGAGTGTTCCCGCCATTCGCGGTAGCGGCTGAGGGCCTCTATGGCCTTAATGGCCGGTTCGGGAAAGTCGTAGCAGGGGATGCCCGCGTTGAGCAGGATATCGCGGCCTGCCGCAACCGCAGGGCCGCCCATGAGGCAGGCAAAGACGGGTTTGGTGTGCCGCTTGGCCACGTTGACAATCTCGCGCGCAACATCGTCCACGCCCGTGCGGGCGGTGGGAGAGACAAGCACGAGCATGGAGTGCACGTTTTCTTCTTGCAGCACTATTTCCATGGCTCCCGCGAAACGGTCCGCCTTGGCATCGCCTATGACATCCACCGGATTATAGAAGGCGGCGAACGGGGGCAGTATGGCCTTGAGTTTTTCCACGGCGGGGGCAGAAATGGAGGCCATGATGAGACGCGAAAGTTCGCAGGCATCTGCCGCCAGAATGCCGGGGCCGCCGGAATTGGTTACCACGGCAACATTGGGACCGTGGGGCAGCGGCTGGTGCGAAAAAGCCTGCGCCAGATTGAACAGATCGCGCAGGGCATGCACCCGGATGATGCCTGTCTGGGCAAAGGCGGCCTCATATGCCTGATCTGCTCCGGCCATAGCCCCTGTGTGGGATGAGGCGGCTTTGGCACCCGCACTGGTTTTGCCGGATTTGATCATGATGACGGGTTTTTCGCGGGTGACGCTACGGGCCACCTTGAGAAAACGCTGGCCGGATTCCACGCCTTCTACATAGCCGATTATGACTTTTGTATCCGGGTCTTCCGCCAGATAGGCAAGAATGTCCGACTCATCCAGCACAGCCTTGTTGCCTATGCTGATAAATTTGGAAAAACCGAGGTTGCGCTCCTGCGCCCAATCCAGAATGGAAACGCAGAGCGCGCCGGACTGGGAGAAGAACGCGATATTGCCTTTGCGGGGCTGCCCCACGGCAAACGTGGTATTAAGATTGGCCCCCGTGTTGATAAGGCCGAGACAGTTGGGGCCGAGCAGAGCTATACCATGCTTGTTAGCCAAATTTTTGACTTGCTCTTCCATGAACCAGCCGTCGCCGCCTACCTCGCGGAATCCGGCGGTGATGACGACAACGGCTTTAACCCCTCTTTGTCCAAGGGCATCCACTGCCCCGGCAACTTCTGCCGGGGGGATGCACAGCACGGCAAGGTCTACTCCTTCCGGAAGTTCCGCTATGTTGCGCACCACCGGGCAACCAAGTATAGTATCCGACTTGGGGTTGACCGGGTATACCCGGCCGGAGTAGCCCGCCTGCAGAAGATTGGCGAACACCACGTTGCCGATTTTTCCTGTTGTGGCTGAAGCCCCGACAATGGCTACGCTTTGAGGATTGAACAGGGCCGCTATATTGTCATGATAATCCATAGGCCCTCACTGCGGAGAATACATGGTGAAAAAACTGTCGATACTACAGGAATCTATCCACTATCGCTTCAAGCAAGTCAAGCTGCTGGAGACGGCGTTGACGCACAGTTCCCATGCCAATGAGCAGGGAACGGGCGGTGAACATAATGAACGATTGGAGTTTTTGGGCGATGCCGTGCTTGAGCTGTGCGTTTCTGAACGACTGTTCAGCATGTTTCCTCAGGCCCGGGAAGGCCACCTGACGCGCATGCGCGCAAAGCTTGTGAGCAAGCCTTCTCTGGCGGAGATTGCGCTGGAACTGAAGCTGGAATCCTGCTTGATGCTGGGCAGGGGAGAGGAAAGCCAGGGCGGGCGCGACAGGCATTCGCTGCTGAGCGATGCGCTGGAGGCCGTGCTTGGCGCGGTGTTTGAAGACGGAGGATATGCGGCGGCGCTGGGAGTGGTGGATGTGCTCTTTTCTTCCCGCTGGCCGGAGGAACCCGAAGGCGGGAAAAGCAAGGATTATAAAAGCAGATTGCAGGAACTTACACAGAAGCGCTTCAGGGAGCGGCCTGTGTATTCCCTTTCCGGAAGCAGCGGCCCGGAGCATGCCAAGGTGTTTGAGGTATCATTGGCGCTGCCGGATGGCCGTGTGCTAATTGCCGAAGGCCCCAGTGTGAAGCGGGCCGAGCAGAAAGCGGCGGGCATTGCCTTGCGGCAACTGGAAGCAGACGCCGACCAATGATTGCATGAAAGGGCCGGGGTGGGGGAGCACCCCGGCCTTTCTGTCTTTGGTCGCCTTTGACACCGAAAACCTTGGCGTTTTTAACCGCCGATGAGCTGCATGGCCATCTGCGGCAGCGAGTTGGCCTGCGAGAGCATGGCTACTGCGGCCTGCGTCAGAATCTGGTTCCGCACGAATTCCGTCATTTCTGTGGCTACGTCCACGTCGG containing:
- a CDS encoding MFS transporter — translated: MPSSTTTPSPSGSEAPFRKALPWVLFITSMFFLNQIARMLLSPLLVPLQDEFSLSHAATGGLLLFSAVGNALSIFCSGFVSSRMHHRRVIPLSVGCYGLALLMLSQAATATHLQIGFTLCGIAGGLYFPSGMAALGAVADRKHWGKSIAVHELAPNLAFILAPSMAEVAFLFTDWRGALQAMAALSLTGALLFLLFGRGGSFCGEPPGKNTLPALFRRGETWMFLALIGVAVAMEWAPFSVMTLFLVNSEGMSRADANTLIALTRLPTPLFALAGGWLTDVLGEKRILTYSFVGCSLSIMALAFAHGTLLAMVLFVQAALPPLMFPAIFKQFAVCFEPRERSLALSMTMPIVSLLAAGLIPAMIGLCGDLGSFGIGFFLLGVTGFLCLPVVYRFGARQAA
- a CDS encoding phosphotransacetylase family protein, which produces MAAGIYIGSTAGYSGKNMVVMGIGLRLQKEGLNVGYMKPVGAMPEERDGILGDEDAFFVQDILGQDAPANLVTPVVVTQDFKVRAFSGQCDDLMPAITNAYDTLKKDKDVMVVAGSGSMYSGRYCNVDGIRVVRELNLQAVVIDRLHKELNYDYLVVLKDTLGDNMAGVVLNDIPPNFMNEVDGLIRPFLEKNGVKVLGVIPKDPLMGAIKVGDLAERLGGKVISAQNKSDKVVENFLIGTMQVENFMTHFRKNKNSAIIVGGDRSDVQLVALEGNCPCLVLTGNLYPNDIILTRSEVLNIPIVVVRDDTYTVAKKMEIILSRHKLRDVIKIRQGAQLVSSSIDFGYLKERIGLK
- the acs gene encoding acetate--CoA ligase alpha subunit; protein product: MDYHDNIAALFNPQSVAIVGASATTGKIGNVVFANLLQAGYSGRVYPVNPKSDTILGCPVVRNIAELPEGVDLAVLCIPPAEVAGAVDALGQRGVKAVVVITAGFREVGGDGWFMEEQVKNLANKHGIALLGPNCLGLINTGANLNTTFAVGQPRKGNIAFFSQSGALCVSILDWAQERNLGFSKFISIGNKAVLDESDILAYLAEDPDTKVIIGYVEGVESGQRFLKVARSVTREKPVIMIKSGKTSAGAKAASSHTGAMAGADQAYEAAFAQTGIIRVHALRDLFNLAQAFSHQPLPHGPNVAVVTNSGGPGILAADACELSRLIMASISAPAVEKLKAILPPFAAFYNPVDVIGDAKADRFAGAMEIVLQEENVHSMLVLVSPTARTGVDDVAREIVNVAKRHTKPVFACLMGGPAVAAGRDILLNAGIPCYDFPEPAIKAIEALSRYREWREHSLPVEVCYRRDIGRAKAILQQAREQGLQEIVEFQAHGLLKAYELPIPETRLCRTSDEAIAAARQIGFPVVLKIASPQISHKSDVGGVKVNLKSPEEVQAAFLDITSRAQRLRKEAYIMGCLVQGMVPGGKEVIIGFKRDPQFGPMIIFGLGGIYVEVLKDISCRLAPLSLGDAQAMIREIRSFPLLRGVRGEDAVNFTALEDILLIMSQLSLDFPEIYEAEFNPVLASSKGAWVADVRVILSPD
- the rnc gene encoding ribonuclease III, giving the protein MVKKLSILQESIHYRFKQVKLLETALTHSSHANEQGTGGEHNERLEFLGDAVLELCVSERLFSMFPQAREGHLTRMRAKLVSKPSLAEIALELKLESCLMLGRGEESQGGRDRHSLLSDALEAVLGAVFEDGGYAAALGVVDVLFSSRWPEEPEGGKSKDYKSRLQELTQKRFRERPVYSLSGSSGPEHAKVFEVSLALPDGRVLIAEGPSVKRAEQKAAGIALRQLEADADQ